DNA sequence from the Bdellovibrionota bacterium genome:
GACCACCTTTATTATCGGCGTGAAAGCGATCCTTCGAGGTTTAGGTGAACCGATCGGTTCGCTTACGCAGATGGCGACGATTCGATTGGGGAAAAGGACGGACAAACGGAGTCCGTTAATTAAGGATTTTGTCCCTCTTACGAAGCTTCAAGACCTGGAGTTCGGCGCCTGGGACATCTTTGACGAAAATTGCTACGACGTTGCCGTTCGCTCCAACGTCATTTTTAAGCAGTTGGTGGAACAGGTGAAGGACGACATCGCCTCGATCAAGCCGTGGAAAGCCGTGTTCGATCCCGCGTACGTTTCGCGCCTCAAGGGAACGTACGTCAAGACCGGAAAGACCAAATACGATCTTGCCCGCCAAGTGATGGACGACATCGCACGGTTCAAGGAGGAAAAACGGGTTTCCCGCATAGTCATGATTTGGTGCGGATCTACGGAAGCGTATCTTCAGCCCAGCGCTGTGCACCAAACGATCGAAGCTTTTGAAAAGGGGCTGAAGAACAACGACCCGAACATTCCGCCCAGCATGATCTACGCGTACGCAGCTCTTCAGTCCGGCGTCCCTTATGCGAATGGAGCGCCCAACCTTACGGTCGATATTCCGGCCATGATCGAGTTGGCCAAGGAAAAGGGCGTTCCGGTATCCGGAAAAGATTACAAGACCGGACAGACGCTGATGAAAACGATCATCGCTCCCGGTTTGAAAGCGCGCATGATCGGAATCAACGGCTGGTTCTCCTCCAATATTCTCGGGAATCGGGACGGAGAAGTATTGGATGCGCCCGAGAATTTTAAGACGAAAGAAGAATCCAAACTTTCCGTTTTGGAATCGATCCTTCAGCCGCATCTTTATCCCTCGCTTTACGGTGATCTCTACC
Encoded proteins:
- a CDS encoding inositol-3-phosphate synthase, whose product is MSTTQEKVNVSPADGKLGVLIPGLGAVSTTFIIGVKAILRGLGEPIGSLTQMATIRLGKRTDKRSPLIKDFVPLTKLQDLEFGAWDIFDENCYDVAVRSNVIFKQLVEQVKDDIASIKPWKAVFDPAYVSRLKGTYVKTGKTKYDLARQVMDDIARFKEEKRVSRIVMIWCGSTEAYLQPSAVHQTIEAFEKGLKNNDPNIPPSMIYAYAALQSGVPYANGAPNLTVDIPAMIELAKEKGVPVSGKDYKTGQTLMKTIIAPGLKARMIGINGWFSSNILGNRDGEVLDAPENFKTKEESKLSVLESILQPHLYPSLYGDLYHKVRINYYPPRGDNKESWDNIDLTGWLNYKMQLKINFLCKDSILAAPIVLDLVLLMDFAKRCGFKGIQEWLSFYYKSPMVAEGLYPEHDLFIQMTKLKNTLRYIQGEDLITHLGREYYEA